Below is a window of Candidatus Woesearchaeota archaeon DNA.
TCTTACTTTTAGGAATTACTAAAATTGCTGGGATTCCATATCCTCCTGCAGGAATATTTACATTATTTATAGTTTATGGATTTTTGCTTATATTTTTTGATATTGTAATTAATGTTATGATTGGTGGACTTGCTTTCTGGCTAACAGAGATTTGGGGGGGTTAGGGCTTCAATTCAACAAATTTTATGGATTTTATCAGGTAGAGCTTTACCACTGAGTTTATTTCCTACATGGATGCTTGGATTTTTGAGATGGACTCCATTTTTTTATTTGGAATTTACATTTGCGAGTATTTATTTAGGAAAATTAGGATTTCAAGAAGCTCTTAGAGCAATGGGAATATTTGCAATATGGATTATAATTATGGTTGTTTTGATGAGAATGTTATACAGTAGAGGATTTAGCAAATTAACCTCATTTGGAGGATAGATAGGAGATATTATGGAATTTAAAGTTAAACCTTTTGGAATTGGTAGATATTGGGATTATTTGAAAGTAATTTTTTTTATTATGTATAAGAGACTTCTAGAGTATAAAGCAAACTTTTGGAGCTCTTGGCCACTTGAATTAATTTATTTTATTTCTATGATTTTTTTTTATAGAGTAATCTTTGATAATTTTGAGAGTGGTTTGTTTTGGACATTTGAAGATTTTATTTTACATATGATTCTTGCAGCTTTGCTTTTTGGAATTGGAGGTATATTTATGTGGAAGGAGCTACTTTTCGAATTTATTAAATCAGGTGAATTGAATCAGTTTTTAGTAAGA
It encodes the following:
- a CDS encoding ABC-2 family transporter protein, whose translation is MLSGRALPLSLFPTWMLGFLRWTPFFYLEFTFASIYLGKLGFQEALRAMGIFAIWIIIMVVLMRMLYSRGFSKLTSFGG